A region of Sugiyamaella lignohabitans strain CBS 10342 chromosome A, complete sequence DNA encodes the following proteins:
- the DSS1 gene encoding Dss1p (3'-5' exoribonuclease; component of the mitochondrial degradosome along with the ATP-dependent RNA helicase Suv3p; the degradosome associates with the ribosome and mediates turnover of aberrant or unprocessed RNAs; GO_component: GO:0045025 - mitochondrial degradosome [Evidence IDA] [PMID 12426313]; GO_component: GO:0005759 - mitochondrial matrix [Evidence IEA]; GO_component: GO:0005739 - mitochondrion [Evidence IEA]; GO_component: GO:0005739 - mitochondrion [Evidence IDA] [PMID 14576278]; GO_component: GO:0005739 - mitochondrion [Evidence IDA] [PMID 16823961]; GO_function: GO:0003723 - RNA binding [Evidence IEA]; GO_function: GO:0004527 - exonuclease activity [Evidence IEA]; GO_function: GO:0008859 - exoribonuclease II activity [Evidence IEA]; GO_function: GO:0008859 - exoribonuclease II activity [Evidence IDA] [PMID 12426313]; GO_function: GO:0008859 - exoribonuclease II activity [Evidence IDA] [PMID 17658549]; GO_function: GO:0016787 - hydrolase activity [Evidence IEA]; GO_function: GO:0004518 - nuclease activity [Evidence IEA]; GO_process: GO:0090503 - RNA phosphodiester bond hydrolysis, exonucleolytic [Evidence IEA]; GO_process: GO:0000957 - mitochondrial RNA catabolic process [Evidence IMP] [PMID 12426313]; GO_process: GO:0000957 - mitochondrial RNA catabolic process [Evidence IMP] [PMID 9829834]; GO_process: GO:0090305 - nucleic acid phosphodiester bond hydrolysis [Evidence IEA]) yields the protein MRVKGLRSISLGPLTPTQRGARCLSSIVPSQERSNGFQKIDDPLVGSNHFNSEENTNVIPPLSYREILSGIEKRSASYYKVQAGRYAPSKNIIREFGQVSYNDFTSPPAIGDLVLSKYSGPIVLLQRPKDKVKDSNVEISHLASYEKDFLACTASGLIIGVNKSEIIFNMGQLTASTVLNTCIQHVESDGTTVLCLDNVMKRAVCPVLRKLVTDKYANWDELLPVVEQLVNGISRSSRVSAVNVPFFQLAQEVDRCVKLQNNSTQPISAVILQIISNLVGQFPPEQGSLNSSTVSANLLYSLYEAVQMVFDRRLIINSKDAILTVLPKVEVENFDNALSEAKKKPRKVLKELEGDLKKSSTDNPNPLIRRYALGDINPHDVYAQSAAMSLLRKLPPAILNNEEVSPTSALIIQDQLGLMNKEQGPFFGSHVYDFLRESTSVVSPVSFGPLEYDRMDKIREDLGTTIPVYCIDAAGSHEIDDGISITNLLGSQVLVGLHIADPTSSFKDLGDDLLKSAYKQSSTAYFPKGPITMFPTEFTQKFSLENGLGSRRCLTISFIYDEVDRKVVEGSLDIRPQSINKVVNITYDEVNSILDKQDDLGEAAQDLKRLHRISNTLLKKRVENGAINLSINSAAVRIDTEMDREIEADNEVEDLADVKVSIDISTSPSHILVSELMIAANSQVAAFTRKASIPNIYRRQEVVFPPGTQRPDISKGFSEENSFKILEAMRPSTLSVNPGLHQSLGVSEYCGATSPLRRFQDIITHWQVYSHLLGDNGRQQMLSLVQLDTISLKLQAMQTLIKTAQRDSLNFWVLKKIEKGHLGGPKKQLRCTVASRPLLGSSHQRVSLSDWGIYGIIEVEKPLILGEKILCEIRTVNPISRTLLLQYAHEPFDLLFPE from the coding sequence ATGAGGGTGAAGGGTCTCAGAAGTATCTCACTGGGTCCTCTGACTCCCACACAACGTGGCGCAAGGTGCCTGAGCTCTATTGTTCCGAGTCAAGAAAGATCAAATGGATTCCAGAAAATCGATGATCCTTTGGTTGGATCGAATCACTTCAACTCCGAAGAAAACACTAATGTAATACCACCCCTCAGCTATAGGGAAATTCTCAGTGGGATAGAGAAAAGGAGCGCTAGTTATTACAAAGTACAAGCAGGTAGATATGCCCCAAGCAAGAACATAATTCGCGAGTTTGGGCAGGTCTCATACAATGATTTTACTAGCCCACCTGCTATTGGAGATCTGGTCCTGTCCAAATACTCGGGCCCAATCGTTTTATTGCAAAGACCGAAAGATAAAGTCAAGGATAGTAATGTGGAAATTTCACACTTAGCTTCCTATGAAAAGGATTTTCTAGCGTGTACTGCATCGGGGCTAATAATAGGTGTGAACAAATCAGAAATCATATTCAACATGGGGCAGTTAACGGCGAGTACAGTGCTAAATACATGTATACAACATGTGGAATCTGACGGGACTACTGTATTGTGCTTGGATAATGTCATGAAACGGGCTGTTTGTCCCGTCCTCAGGAAGCTAGTTACAGATAAATACGCAAACTGGGACGAGCTCCTTCCTGTAGTCGAACAGCTTGTCAATGGTATTAGTCGGAGCAGTAGAGTATCAGCAGTAAATGTTCCCTTTTTTCAATTGGCACAAGAAGTAGACAGATGTGTTAAACTGCAGAACAACTCGACACAACCGATATCGGCCGTAATACTGCAAATAATATCTAACCTGGTTGGACAATTTCCTCCTGAACAGGGCTCATTGAACTCATCAACAGTATCTGCTAACTTGCTCTATTCTCTGTACGAGGCGGTGCAAATGGTTTTTGACAGACGATTAATCATAAATTCGAAAGATGCTATCTTAACAGTTTTACCGAAAGTAGAGGTTGAAAATTTCGATAACGCCTTGTCAGAGGCTAAAAAGAAACCTAGGAAAGTGCTGAAGGAATTGGAAGGTGACCTAAAGAAATCGTCAACAGATAATCCTAATCCTCTGATAAGACGATATGCCTTGGGTGATATAAACCCCCATGACGTGTATGCTCAATCGGCTGCTATGTCTTTGTTGAGAAAACTTCCACCAGCTATACTGAATAACGAGGAAGTCTCACCAACAAGTGCATTAATTATACAAGACCAACTTGGGCTTATGAACAAAGAACAGGGAccattttttggttctCATGTATATGACTTTTTACGTGAGTCTACGAGCGTCGTCAGTCCTGTCTCCTTTGGCCCGCTTGAGTACGACAGAATGGATAAAATCCGTGAAGACTTGGGAACGACAATTCCAGTGTATTGcattgatgctgctggaagCCACGAAATCGATGATGGCATTTCTATTACTAATTTATTAGGATCACAAGTTCTCGTAGGACTGCATATTGCGGACCCAACCTCCAGTTTCAAAGATCTCGGGGACGATTTACTTAAATCTGCATATAAACAAAGCTCAACTGCATACTTTCCCAAGGGACCAATTACCATGTTCCCGACTGAATTCACACAAAAGTTCTCATTGGAAAACGGATTAGGATCTAGAAGATGTCTCACCatatcatttatttatgatGAAGTCGATAGGAAAGTTGTTGAAGGTTCTCTAGATATTCGACCTCAGTCAATCAACAAGGTAGTAAACATTACCTACGATGAAGTGAACAGCATTCTAGACAAACAAGACGACTTGGGGGAAGCCGCCCAGGATTTAAAGAGGCTGCATAGGATTTCCAACACTTTGTTAAAAAAGAGAGTGGAAAATGGGGCAATAAACCTAAGTATAAATTCTGCAGCGGTGAGGATAGACACTGAAATGGACAGGGAGATCGAAGCTGATAATGAAGTTGAGGATCTGGCCGACGTAAAGGTGTCTATAGATATCTCAACATCACCTTCTCATATTTTGGTATCTGAACTGATGATTGCCGCAAATAGCCAAGTAGCTGCATTTACTAGAAAGGCCTCTATTCCTAACATATACCGGAGGCAAGAAGTTGTGTTCCCCCCTGGCACTCAAAGACCGGATATTTCTAAAGGGTTTTCGGAGGAAAATAGCTTCAAAATTTTGGAGGCTATGAGACCGTCAACTTTATCTGTGAATCCTGGATTGCATCAATCACTGGGAGTTTCTGAATACTGTGGAGCAACATCTCCTTTACGTCGTTTTCAAGATATCATAACCCACTGGCAAGTATATTCGCACCTACTAGGCGATAACGGTAGACAGCAAATGTTGTCCCTAGTGCAATTAGATACGATCTCATTAAAATTACAAGCTATGCAAACACTTATTAAAACGGCTCAAAGGGACTCATTGAATTTTTGggttttgaagaagattgaGAAAGGGCATCTGGGTGGCCCAAAGAAACAGTTGCGTTGCACCGTCGCTTCCAGACCCTTACTAGGATCCTCGCACCAACGTGTATCTTTATCAGATTGGGGAATTTACGGAATAATAGAGGTGGAGAAGCCTCTCATACTGGGAGAAAAGATCTTGTGCGAAATTCGCACCGTCAACCCGATTTCCAGAACTCTTTTGCTGCAATATGCACATGAACCTTTCGATCTGCTTTTCCCTGAGTAA
- the IPP1 gene encoding inorganic diphosphatase IPP1 (Cytoplasmic inorganic pyrophosphatase (PPase); homodimer that catalyzes the rapid exchange of oxygens from Pi with water, highly expressed and essential for viability, active-site residues show identity to those from E. coli PPase; GO_component: GO:0005737 - cytoplasm [Evidence IEA,IEA,IEA]; GO_component: GO:0005737 - cytoplasm [Evidence IDA] [PMID 14562095]; GO_component: GO:0005634 - nucleus [Evidence IDA] [PMID 14562095]; GO_function: GO:0016787 - hydrolase activity [Evidence IEA]; GO_function: GO:0004427 - inorganic diphosphatase activity [Evidence IEA,IEA]; GO_function: GO:0004427 - inorganic diphosphatase activity [Evidence IDA] [PMID 8224193]; GO_function: GO:0000287 - magnesium ion binding [Evidence IEA]; GO_function: GO:0046872 - metal ion binding [Evidence IEA]; GO_process: GO:0006796 - phosphate-containing compound metabolic process [Evidence IEA]; GO_process: GO:0006796 - phosphate-containing compound metabolic process [Evidence IC] [PMID 8224193]), with protein sequence MPFQMSRLSSSFTARLVGEPDSASYRAYLQDSDGNPLSAIHDIPYKANEGKENGVYNMIVEVPRWTNAKLEISRSEELNPILQDTKKGKLRYVANVFPYKGYIHNYGAIPQTWEDPKHIDPETKTAGDCDPIDVCEIGESIGYTGQVKEVKVLGCMPLIDEGETDWKVLAISVDDPLSQHLNDIEDIEKYCPGLLDATTSWFRNYKVPDGKDKNTVGAVKNRTDTIRIIEECHGAWKGLIKREDNQFGINE encoded by the coding sequence ATGCCTTTCCAGATGTCCAGATTATCGTCAAGTTTCACAGCTCGCCTGGTTGGTGAACCAGATTCAGCTTCTTACCGGGCTTACCTTCAAGATAGCGACGGTAACCCGCTGTCAGCTATACATGATATTCCATATAAAGCAAACGAAGGGAAGGAAAATGGTGTATATAATATGATTGTGGAAGTTCCCAGATGGACCAACGCCAAATTGGAAATATCAAGATCGGAGGAGTTAAACCCTATTTTACAAGATACTAAAAAAGGGAAATTACGATATGTAGCCAACGTCTTTCCTTACAAGGGATATATTCATAATTATGGGGCTATTCCTCAGACCTGGGAAGATCCAAAACATATCGATCCAGAGACCAAGACAGCTGGTGATTGTGATCCAATTGATGTATGTGAAATAGGCGAGTCAATTGGGTACACTGGACAAGTTAAGGAAGTCAAGGTTTTGGGTTGTATGCCTTTGATTGACGAGGGCGAGACTGATTGGAAAGTGCTGGCAATTTCCGTGGATGATCCGTTGTCCCAGCATCTAAATGATATTGAggatattgaaaaatattgcCCTGGTCTGTTAGATGCTACCACAAGCTGGTTCCGCAATTACAAAGTTCCTGATGGGAAAGACAAAAACACTGTGGGAGCTGTCAAGAACCGCACTGATACTATTCGAATTATCGAGGAGTGTCATGGTGCTTGGAAGGGTCTGATAAAGAGAGAAGACAATCAATTTGGTATCAATGAGTAA